The following coding sequences are from one Haploplasma axanthum window:
- a CDS encoding Mini-ribonuclease 3: MNGLTLAYIGDAYYELEIRKHLIEQGYTQVKILHNRAIKYTSGIAQAKIIERLINEDYLNEDELSAYKRGRNNSSTGRKNLDAKLYVMATGFEAVIGYLFLNDKDRLNEFIDKSIMIIEEEGF; this comes from the coding sequence TTGAACGGACTAACATTAGCATATATTGGAGATGCTTACTATGAACTTGAGATTAGAAAGCATTTGATTGAACAAGGATATACACAAGTTAAAATATTGCATAATAGAGCAATTAAATACACTTCAGGCATTGCACAAGCTAAGATAATTGAGCGTTTGATTAATGAAGATTATTTGAATGAAGATGAACTTTCTGCATATAAAAGAGGTAGAAATAACAGCAGTACTGGTAGAAAAAACTTGGATGCTAAGTTATATGTGATGGCAACAGGTTTTGAAGCAGTTATTGGATATTTGTTTTTGAACGATAAAGATAGATTAAATGAATTTATAGATAAATCAATAATGATTATTGAAGAGGAGGGGTTCTAA
- a CDS encoding sigma factor, whose translation MHQYNDYELIYLIQSEKCEAALKWMFKKYELLIKKYIYMYGVKKIYYDDFYQEALILMYKIINNFDESKGKTFTRFYELVLKRRIIRLINELPKYDLYENVDYYQDETSNNIEIETNNLTEFEEKIYQSYFVENQKISYIAVNEDKSTKQIYNAIYRIREKYKNNML comes from the coding sequence ATGCATCAATATAATGATTATGAACTTATATATTTAATTCAAAGTGAAAAATGTGAAGCAGCTTTAAAATGGATGTTTAAAAAATATGAGTTATTGATCAAAAAGTATATTTATATGTATGGTGTTAAGAAAATATACTATGATGATTTTTATCAGGAAGCACTTATTTTAATGTACAAAATAATTAATAATTTTGATGAAAGTAAAGGAAAAACTTTTACCAGATTTTATGAATTAGTTTTGAAAAGAAGAATTATTAGGTTAATTAATGAACTTCCTAAGTATGATTTATATGAAAATGTTGACTATTACCAAGACGAAACTTCTAATAATATAGAAATTGAAACGAATAATCTTACGGAGTTTGAAGAGAAGATTTATCAAAGCTATTTCGTTGAAAACCAAAAAATCTCTTATATTGCAGTTAATGAAGATAAAAGTACTAAACAAATTTATAACGCAATTTACAGAATAAGAGAAAAATACAAAAATAATATGTTATAA
- the nusG gene encoding transcription termination/antitermination protein NusG, protein MTKRKRWYIVQTYSGYENSVKNDLKRRIESMGMSDLIFDVIVPEEIIIEKKADGSDKEKVKQLFPGYVFVEMIETDESWYVVRNTPRVTGFLGSSGGGTKPVPLEDGEMDSILYKIGIKVKPTFEHLIGKTVEIQNGPYAGQRGKVSFVDVDKEILKVDIEFFGRATPTEVDIDNVKEIL, encoded by the coding sequence ATGACAAAGCGTAAAAGATGGTACATTGTTCAAACATACTCAGGATACGAAAATTCAGTTAAAAACGATTTAAAGAGAAGAATTGAAAGTATGGGGATGAGTGATTTAATTTTTGATGTTATTGTACCAGAAGAAATAATTATTGAAAAAAAAGCAGATGGCTCTGATAAAGAAAAAGTTAAGCAATTATTTCCAGGTTATGTTTTTGTTGAAATGATTGAAACTGATGAATCATGGTATGTAGTTAGAAATACTCCACGTGTTACAGGATTTTTAGGATCAAGTGGTGGTGGTACAAAACCAGTTCCTCTAGAAGATGGTGAAATGGATTCAATTTTATATAAAATTGGAATTAAAGTTAAGCCTACATTTGAACATTTAATTGGAAAAACAGTTGAAATTCAAAATGGACCTTATGCAGGACAACGTGGTAAAGTATCTTTCGTTGATGTTGATAAAGAAATATTAAAAGTTGATATTGAGTTTTTTGGAAGAGCAACTCCAACAGAAGTTGATATTGATAACGTTAAAGAAATTTTATAA
- the gltX gene encoding glutamate--tRNA ligase — protein MKKVRVRYAPSPTGLLHIGNARSALFNYLFAEHFKGDFIVRIEDTDVLRNVEGGEESQLKYLKWLGLDWKESPDKGGPFGPYRQLERLDLYQKYAEELLERGLAYKEYREDSDKFAIRFKVPANETYEFNDLVRGTLRFESKEVEDWIIMKDNGIPTYNFAVVIDDHLMEITHVLRGEEHITNTPKQIMVYRAFGWDVPEFGHMTIIVNEERKKLSKRDKNVIQFISEYEAAGYLPEAMFNFISLLGWSPTGEEEILSKEQIIEMFDPNRLSKSPAMFDKDKLAYVNSRYIKKLTDQELAEKTKKYFVNEGIEIVSDEWLEKLVGLFKDRITHLGEITKLYHGFFHDEFKLNNEELEVLKENNSLEMLKVFHDKLNETIDFSDENIGNIIKETGKETNTKGKALFMPTRIATTGDMHGPSLPITLSLLGKDVVLERLEKAMSILRGEV, from the coding sequence ATGAAAAAAGTAAGAGTTAGATATGCACCTAGTCCAACAGGACTACTTCATATTGGTAATGCTAGAAGTGCGTTGTTTAATTATTTGTTTGCAGAACATTTTAAAGGCGACTTCATTGTTAGAATTGAAGATACTGATGTTTTAAGAAATGTTGAAGGTGGAGAAGAAAGTCAATTAAAGTATCTAAAATGGTTAGGACTTGATTGGAAAGAGTCTCCAGATAAAGGTGGCCCTTTTGGACCTTATCGACAATTAGAAAGATTAGATTTATATCAAAAATATGCAGAAGAACTATTAGAACGAGGACTTGCATATAAAGAATATCGTGAAGATAGTGATAAGTTCGCTATTAGATTTAAAGTTCCTGCAAATGAAACATATGAATTTAATGATTTAGTAAGAGGAACACTTCGTTTTGAAAGTAAAGAAGTTGAAGATTGGATAATTATGAAAGATAATGGAATTCCAACTTATAACTTTGCTGTTGTTATTGATGATCATTTGATGGAAATTACACATGTATTAAGAGGCGAAGAACATATTACGAATACTCCAAAACAAATCATGGTTTATCGTGCATTTGGATGGGATGTTCCAGAGTTTGGACATATGACAATAATTGTTAATGAAGAAAGAAAGAAACTATCTAAACGTGATAAAAATGTAATTCAATTTATTTCGGAATATGAAGCAGCTGGATATTTACCAGAAGCAATGTTTAATTTCATTTCATTACTTGGGTGGTCACCAACTGGTGAAGAAGAAATTTTATCTAAGGAACAAATTATTGAAATGTTTGATCCAAATAGATTGTCAAAATCACCTGCAATGTTTGATAAAGATAAACTAGCATATGTTAATAGTCGTTATATAAAGAAGTTAACAGATCAAGAATTAGCTGAAAAAACTAAGAAATATTTTGTTAATGAAGGAATTGAAATTGTAAGTGATGAATGGTTAGAAAAACTAGTTGGATTATTCAAAGATAGAATTACTCATTTGGGTGAAATAACTAAACTTTATCATGGATTCTTCCATGATGAGTTTAAATTAAACAATGAAGAGTTAGAAGTATTGAAAGAAAATAATAGTTTGGAAATGCTTAAAGTATTTCATGACAAATTAAACGAAACAATCGATTTTTCTGATGAAAATATTGGAAATATTATTAAAGAAACAGGTAAAGAAACTAATACCAAAGGTAAAGCCTTGTTTATGCCAACAAGAATAGCGACAACAGGAGATATGCATGGACCAAGCCTACCAATAACATTATCATTATTAGGAAAAGATGTTGTTTTAGAAAGACTTGAAAAAGCAATGTCAATATTAAGAGGTGAAGTATGA
- the rplM gene encoding 50S ribosomal protein L13 yields MKTYMANNATVERKWFVVDATNKTLGRLATEVASVLKGKHKPIYTPHVDCGDYVIVINAEKIKLTGKKWDQKIYYSHSGYNGGLKETPAKEVMEKFPTRMVEKAIKGMLPKTSLGADMYRKLFVYAGAEHAHQAQKPESLEV; encoded by the coding sequence ATGAAAACTTATATGGCAAATAATGCAACAGTTGAACGCAAATGGTTTGTTGTTGATGCAACAAATAAAACATTAGGACGTTTAGCTACTGAAGTTGCAAGCGTATTAAAAGGTAAACATAAACCAATCTACACTCCACATGTTGATTGCGGAGATTATGTTATCGTTATTAATGCAGAAAAAATTAAATTAACAGGAAAAAAATGGGATCAAAAGATCTATTATAGTCACAGCGGATACAATGGTGGTTTAAAAGAAACACCAGCTAAAGAAGTTATGGAAAAATTCCCAACTAGAATGGTTGAAAAAGCTATCAAAGGAATGTTACCTAAAACATCATTAGGTGCAGATATGTATCGCAAATTATTTGTGTATGCTGGAGCTGAACATGCTCATCAAGCACAAAAACCAGAAAGTTTGGAGGTTTAA
- the rpsI gene encoding 30S ribosomal protein S9: protein MANKVQHLGTGRRKKSVARVIITNGTGKFVINGREFEDYIPSAAVRLDVMQPIVLTESENKFDITVNVFGGGISGQAGAIRLGITRALLEVNPELRQTLKPAGLVTRDPRAKERKKYGLKKARRAPQFSKR from the coding sequence ATGGCTAATAAAGTACAACACTTAGGAACTGGACGTCGTAAAAAATCTGTTGCAAGAGTAATTATTACAAACGGAACAGGTAAATTCGTTATTAACGGCCGCGAATTCGAAGATTATATTCCTTCAGCTGCAGTGCGTTTAGACGTTATGCAACCAATCGTTTTAACTGAATCAGAAAATAAATTTGATATTACAGTAAATGTATTTGGTGGTGGAATTTCTGGACAAGCAGGAGCAATCCGTTTAGGAATAACTCGTGCATTGTTAGAAGTAAATCCTGAATTAAGACAAACGTTGAAACCAGCTGGATTAGTTACAAGAGATCCAAGAGCTAAAGAACGTAAGAAATATGGTTTAAAGAAAGCACGTCGTGCACCACAATTCTCAAAGAGATAA
- a CDS encoding HAD-IC family P-type ATPase yields the protein MSKEVANDLEKPVEKKKRGPKTVIVEEPIKFKGDPLSLEQKTETTDFDVNNKIRKRDDIVVERYNPEIDKGLTQEEVEARMMAGAVNDTNTGSSKTVLGIILSNTLTFFNVITFGIAVWLILAKAPIGELNFIIVVIANLVIGIFQEIKAKKTIDSLSLLSAPTAIVVRDANQVEISINTIVIDDIFKLSGGKQISADAVLRSGTIEVDESLLTGEADIIIKKEGDPLFSGSFVVSGTGYAQVVAVGKDIYVQKLTSQAKKYKKPKSELFNSLKMIMRIIGVIIIPIGIAIYLLMSKYSTSSYQEIVLKTSGAVIGMIPAGLFLLTSSALAVGVIRLAQNNTLVQELYCIEMLARIDVLCLDKTGTITDGTMSVHSVIEYKNSTGLPFKNIISAILNAQEERNLTSKALEERFGTGKRIRSIAEIPFSSARKFSAVTFDKIGTFVMGAPEFVIKKNATTASFFDEVEKQSKEGYRVIVVGHSKDTIEDAKVVGTVSPVGLIMIEDSIRPDAVETIEYFKKSGVAVRVISGDNPITVSRIAQRAGILDANKYISLDGLSDNDVIAAANEYIVFGRVSPNQKKVLVQALKAKGHTVAMTGDGVNDILALREADTSIALASGSEAARNVAHLVLLDSNFSSMPKVVTEGRRVINNIQKLSGLFLAKTLFTLLLAIVAIISKGEYPITPNQLTPINYLVIGIPTFFLAMEANNNRVEGKFLPNVIKGALPGALIILINSLIIFGLSGTLGMTSAVKSTLIVLSATVTMFVLLLKISLPFNRMRIFLLLTMFTGFAILVFARPDFFNLLPFSKLDILPGIDPLSVPQILLLIVLIQSTWPMLYILTNIVKWSKIVLKKTVKLITGV from the coding sequence ATGTCAAAAGAAGTAGCGAACGATTTAGAAAAACCAGTTGAAAAGAAAAAAAGAGGTCCTAAAACTGTTATTGTTGAAGAACCAATAAAATTTAAAGGGGATCCTTTAAGTTTGGAACAAAAAACTGAAACAACTGATTTTGATGTAAATAATAAAATTAGAAAACGTGATGACATAGTAGTTGAAAGATATAACCCTGAAATCGATAAAGGTTTAACACAAGAAGAAGTTGAAGCTAGAATGATGGCAGGAGCAGTTAATGATACTAATACCGGAAGTAGTAAGACTGTTCTTGGGATTATTTTGAGTAATACATTAACATTTTTTAACGTGATTACTTTTGGTATTGCCGTATGGTTAATACTAGCAAAAGCTCCAATCGGTGAATTGAATTTTATTATCGTTGTTATTGCAAACCTTGTTATTGGGATATTTCAAGAAATTAAGGCTAAGAAAACAATTGATAGTTTATCATTATTATCAGCGCCAACTGCAATTGTGGTTAGAGATGCTAATCAAGTTGAGATTAGTATTAATACGATAGTGATTGATGATATATTCAAACTAAGTGGTGGAAAACAAATATCAGCCGATGCAGTTCTTAGAAGTGGGACAATTGAAGTTGATGAATCATTATTAACTGGTGAAGCGGATATTATTATAAAAAAAGAAGGAGATCCACTCTTTTCAGGATCGTTTGTAGTTTCTGGTACTGGTTACGCTCAAGTTGTAGCAGTTGGAAAAGATATTTATGTCCAAAAACTTACAAGTCAAGCTAAAAAGTATAAGAAACCTAAATCAGAATTGTTTAATTCATTGAAAATGATTATGAGAATTATTGGGGTAATTATTATTCCAATTGGAATAGCTATTTACTTATTAATGTCAAAATATTCAACGAGTAGTTATCAAGAAATTGTTTTAAAGACAAGTGGTGCAGTAATTGGAATGATTCCAGCTGGGTTATTTTTATTAACATCAAGTGCGCTTGCTGTTGGTGTTATAAGACTTGCACAAAATAATACTTTAGTTCAAGAATTATATTGTATAGAAATGCTTGCTAGAATTGATGTTCTTTGTCTAGATAAAACAGGAACAATAACTGATGGAACAATGAGCGTTCATTCTGTTATTGAGTACAAGAATTCTACAGGACTTCCATTTAAGAATATTATTTCGGCAATTTTAAATGCACAAGAAGAAAGAAATTTAACTTCAAAAGCTTTAGAAGAAAGATTTGGAACAGGTAAAAGAATAAGAAGTATTGCAGAAATTCCATTTTCTAGTGCTAGAAAATTTAGTGCAGTTACATTTGATAAAATTGGAACATTTGTTATGGGAGCTCCTGAATTTGTTATTAAGAAAAATGCTACAACTGCCTCATTCTTTGATGAAGTTGAAAAGCAATCAAAAGAAGGATACCGTGTTATTGTTGTTGGTCATAGTAAAGATACGATTGAAGATGCAAAGGTTGTTGGAACAGTTAGTCCTGTTGGACTAATAATGATTGAAGATTCAATTAGACCTGATGCTGTTGAAACAATAGAGTACTTTAAAAAATCTGGAGTAGCAGTTAGAGTAATCTCTGGAGATAATCCAATAACAGTTTCAAGAATTGCACAAAGAGCAGGTATTCTTGATGCAAATAAATATATAAGTCTTGATGGCTTATCAGATAATGATGTTATTGCTGCTGCAAATGAATATATAGTTTTTGGACGTGTTTCTCCAAATCAAAAAAAGGTTTTAGTTCAAGCGTTAAAAGCTAAAGGACATACTGTTGCTATGACAGGAGACGGAGTAAATGATATTTTAGCCCTAAGAGAGGCTGACACATCAATTGCATTAGCTTCAGGTAGTGAAGCTGCTAGAAACGTTGCCCACTTGGTTTTACTTGATTCTAATTTCTCATCAATGCCTAAAGTCGTTACTGAAGGAAGAAGAGTTATTAATAATATTCAAAAACTATCAGGATTGTTTTTAGCTAAAACATTGTTTACACTATTGTTAGCAATTGTTGCAATTATTAGTAAGGGTGAGTATCCGATTACACCTAATCAGTTAACTCCGATAAACTATTTAGTAATAGGAATCCCAACATTCTTTTTAGCAATGGAAGCTAATAATAACCGAGTTGAAGGTAAATTCTTGCCTAATGTTATAAAAGGAGCACTTCCGGGTGCACTAATAATTTTAATTAACAGTTTAATAATTTTTGGATTAAGTGGTACACTTGGTATGACTAGTGCTGTTAAGTCAACATTGATTGTTTTATCAGCTACTGTAACAATGTTTGTATTATTGTTAAAGATTTCTTTACCTTTTAATAGAATGAGAATATTCTTGTTGCTAACAATGTTCACAGGATTTGCTATCTTAGTTTTCGCAAGACCAGACTTTTTCAATTTACTACCTTTTTCAAAATTAGATATTTTACCAGGAATTGATCCGTTATCAGTTCCTCAAATATTACTTTTAATTGTCCTTATCCAAAGTACTTGGCCAATGCTTTATATATTAACAAATATTGTTAAATGGTCAAAAATTGTTTTAAAGAAAACAGTTAAGTTAATAACAGGTGTTTAA
- the cysS gene encoding cysteine--tRNA ligase, with protein MLKIYNTLTKIHEDFIPIQGTDVSMYVCGPTVYSYIHIGNARPVIFFDVLRNYLSFLGYKVNYVSNITDVDDKIINESKKLGITEKELTTKFTEAFIDSTKKIGSDLPNQMPKATDYIDSMIDFIDDLINKGYAYKTESGVYFDTNKVPNYGELSGQNKDELNESVRISNQEDKKDFRDFTLWKKTHEGIAFKSPWGIGRPGWHTECAVMNKDIFNGMIDIHGGGTDLIFPHHENENAQTIAHSGHELSKYWMHVGRVDIENTKMSKSIGNTIWVKDLKNPMAYRLLVLAHQYRLPINYSDELLVTFEEMYDKISRTVMRTNIKIGLNFDKNIVSDEYLNRFKDEMNKDLNTANVVTLILEIIKELNKEADLHKLTIYFNTLNVILGILNLRPTYDLTEDKVNKYNQWNEARKNKDYQKADSLRKELLEEGWI; from the coding sequence ATGCTTAAAATATATAATACATTAACTAAAATACATGAAGATTTTATTCCAATTCAAGGGACGGATGTTTCAATGTATGTATGTGGGCCAACAGTTTATTCATACATTCATATTGGAAATGCTAGACCCGTTATATTTTTTGATGTTTTAAGAAATTACTTATCCTTTTTAGGATATAAAGTTAACTATGTTTCAAATATAACTGATGTTGATGATAAGATAATAAACGAATCAAAAAAATTGGGAATTACAGAAAAAGAATTAACAACTAAATTTACTGAGGCATTTATCGATTCAACAAAAAAAATAGGAAGTGATTTACCAAATCAAATGCCTAAAGCAACGGATTATATTGATAGTATGATTGACTTCATCGATGATTTAATTAATAAGGGATATGCCTATAAGACAGAATCAGGTGTTTATTTTGATACAAATAAAGTTCCAAATTATGGAGAATTATCAGGACAAAACAAAGATGAATTAAACGAGAGTGTTAGAATTTCAAACCAAGAAGATAAGAAAGATTTTCGTGATTTTACCTTATGGAAAAAAACACATGAAGGAATTGCATTTAAGAGTCCTTGGGGAATTGGTAGACCAGGATGGCATACTGAATGTGCAGTTATGAATAAAGATATCTTTAATGGAATGATTGACATTCATGGTGGTGGAACGGATTTGATTTTCCCTCATCATGAAAATGAGAATGCTCAAACAATCGCGCATAGTGGTCATGAGCTTTCAAAGTATTGGATGCATGTTGGTAGAGTGGATATTGAAAATACTAAAATGAGTAAATCAATAGGAAATACAATTTGGGTTAAAGATCTAAAAAATCCAATGGCATATAGATTATTAGTATTAGCACATCAATACCGATTACCAATTAACTATAGTGATGAGTTACTAGTAACATTTGAAGAAATGTATGATAAAATTAGTAGGACAGTTATGAGAACAAATATCAAAATTGGATTGAACTTTGATAAAAATATCGTAAGTGATGAATACTTAAATAGATTTAAAGATGAAATGAATAAAGATTTAAATACTGCAAATGTTGTGACTTTAATATTAGAGATTATTAAAGAATTAAATAAGGAAGCAGATTTACACAAATTAACGATTTATTTTAATACGTTGAATGTTATTTTAGGAATATTAAATCTTAGACCAACATATGATTTAACAGAGGATAAGGTTAATAAGTACAATCAATGGAATGAAGCTAGAAAAAACAAAGATTATCAAAAAGCGGATTCTTTAAGAAAAGAATTACTAGAAGAAGGTTGGATTTAA
- a CDS encoding Pr6Pr family membrane protein — protein MKAKLFKGYMAIIYAMILLFFLVSNFTARTEEQWRFFYAFTQQSNIIVLIWLILFGINTFKPTKFNFVRNKTLMVAITVYISITFFIVAFVLDPFFAGKFQPAKSTGELILHNLTPIVMWIYFFIVKGEGELNIKKTPLVLIYPLAYVVLNLVVGGTVKYVDGTSAYAYGFINPASYGGNFILFIGALLGLILIFSLFSILLSKLKNRIDSVE, from the coding sequence ATGAAAGCAAAACTTTTTAAAGGATACATGGCGATTATATATGCGATGATTCTATTATTTTTTCTTGTAAGTAATTTTACAGCAAGAACAGAAGAACAATGGCGTTTCTTTTACGCATTTACTCAACAATCAAACATAATTGTGTTGATATGGCTAATTTTATTTGGAATAAACACATTTAAACCTACCAAGTTTAATTTTGTTCGAAATAAAACTCTAATGGTTGCAATAACAGTTTATATATCAATAACATTCTTTATTGTAGCATTTGTACTTGATCCATTCTTTGCAGGGAAATTTCAACCAGCTAAATCAACTGGAGAGTTAATTTTACATAACTTAACACCGATTGTAATGTGGATTTATTTCTTTATTGTTAAAGGTGAAGGCGAATTGAATATTAAAAAAACACCTTTAGTTCTAATATATCCATTAGCTTATGTTGTATTAAACTTAGTTGTTGGTGGAACAGTTAAATATGTTGATGGAACTAGTGCTTATGCTTATGGTTTTATTAATCCAGCAAGTTATGGTGGTAACTTCATCTTGTTCATAGGAGCATTGTTAGGTTTAATATTAATCTTTTCACTGTTTAGTATATTACTTTCAAAACTAAAAAATAGAATCGATAGTGTTGAATAA
- the rpmG gene encoding 50S ribosomal protein L33 encodes MREKVILVCTECLSRNYTTTKNKQTQKDRLEISKFCSKCNKHTLHKESK; translated from the coding sequence ATGCGTGAAAAAGTTATTTTGGTTTGTACTGAATGTTTGAGTAGAAACTACACAACGACAAAAAACAAACAAACACAAAAAGATAGATTAGAAATAAGTAAATTTTGCTCAAAGTGTAACAAACATACATTGCATAAAGAAAGCAAATAG
- the secE gene encoding preprotein translocase subunit SecE codes for MAVKEKTVEKKSKLKEILVTEYRWENLLLLVLATLSTALSLIIIINKGPITIDSNFPVLGNRTNQLIFAWILFAISMMGIGLVIAPFITPAIPELKKITWATKSQFLDHSVRVLVFILFFVFVIIAFDIIVLALLNLINGGL; via the coding sequence ATGGCAGTTAAAGAAAAAACAGTTGAGAAAAAAAGTAAATTAAAAGAAATATTAGTTACAGAGTATCGTTGGGAAAATCTTTTATTATTAGTATTAGCGACTTTGTCAACAGCATTATCACTAATTATTATTATCAATAAAGGACCAATTACAATTGATTCTAATTTCCCAGTTTTAGGAAATAGAACTAATCAATTAATCTTTGCATGGATATTATTTGCAATTTCAATGATGGGTATTGGATTAGTAATCGCTCCATTTATAACTCCGGCAATTCCAGAGTTAAAGAAAATTACATGGGCTACTAAATCACAGTTCTTAGATCATAGTGTAAGAGTTCTTGTATTTATATTATTCTTTGTTTTTGTAATAATTGCTTTTGATATTATTGTACTAGCATTACTTAACTTAATTAATGGTGGTTTATAA
- the rlmB gene encoding 23S rRNA (guanosine(2251)-2'-O)-methyltransferase RlmB, with product MIIYGKNIIKEAIYTKRPIYKLYIDERLKDNDYLEFLKSHDIKYKITNKGELNNLTNNAIHQGVVADVLPYEYKTLNEVINEEKRQRFLILDGIEDPHNLGAILRTAEATKLDAIIMSKKNQVPLNATVAKVSSGAIEHVDVVVVGNINQAITELKEKNIWVVGTDDKATNSYLEIPKDRSVAIVLGNEGEGMRFLVKQNCDILVKIPMYGKVNSLNVSVAAALMLYASI from the coding sequence ATGATTATCTACGGAAAAAATATTATTAAAGAAGCAATATATACTAAAAGACCAATTTATAAACTATATATTGATGAAAGATTAAAAGATAATGATTATTTAGAGTTTTTGAAATCACATGATATAAAATACAAAATAACAAATAAAGGTGAATTAAATAATTTAACCAATAATGCAATCCATCAAGGTGTTGTTGCTGATGTATTACCATATGAATATAAAACTCTAAATGAAGTAATTAACGAAGAAAAAAGACAAAGATTCCTAATTTTGGATGGAATTGAAGATCCACATAATTTAGGAGCGATTTTAAGAACAGCAGAAGCAACAAAACTTGATGCAATAATAATGAGTAAGAAAAACCAAGTGCCTTTAAATGCAACAGTCGCTAAAGTTTCAAGTGGAGCAATAGAACATGTTGATGTGGTTGTTGTTGGTAATATTAATCAAGCAATTACTGAATTAAAAGAAAAAAATATTTGGGTTGTTGGAACAGATGATAAAGCAACCAATTCATATTTAGAGATTCCTAAAGATCGTTCGGTTGCTATTGTATTAGGTAACGAAGGTGAAGGGATGCGCTTTTTAGTAAAACAAAATTGTGATATACTAGTGAAAATTCCAATGTACGGTAAAGTTAATTCACTAAATGTTAGTGTTGCTGCAGCACTGATGTTATATGCATCAATATAA
- a CDS encoding potassium channel family protein: protein MKKSVAIIGLSRFGLNLVESFSKLNVNLIAIDKDRESVRKASELTHNVFTCDSTNEEALKECGIANVDHVILAIGQNDNSNLSSSIMTIIKLKGLGIKNITARADDEDYIEVLKLVGATDVVTPLKIASDRLSNKIAAGNLVDYFNIKNDYDVFEVKISSGFEPIALMELDTRQKYRINILLVEREGKTIIPSKDLILQAGDDIFIFGEKKNIRKILSVFTI, encoded by the coding sequence ATGAAAAAAAGTGTAGCAATTATTGGTTTAAGTAGATTTGGATTGAATTTAGTTGAGAGTTTTAGTAAGTTGAATGTTAATTTAATTGCCATTGATAAAGATCGGGAATCAGTTAGAAAAGCTAGTGAGTTAACTCATAATGTTTTTACATGTGATTCAACTAATGAAGAAGCCCTAAAGGAATGTGGGATTGCTAATGTTGATCATGTTATTTTAGCTATCGGTCAAAATGATAATTCAAATCTAAGCTCTAGTATTATGACAATTATTAAGTTAAAGGGACTTGGAATAAAAAATATAACTGCAAGAGCAGATGATGAAGATTATATTGAGGTTTTAAAATTGGTTGGAGCAACAGATGTTGTTACACCATTAAAGATTGCATCTGATAGACTCTCGAATAAAATTGCTGCAGGAAATCTTGTTGATTATTTTAACATTAAAAATGATTATGATGTTTTCGAAGTTAAAATAAGTAGTGGTTTTGAACCAATAGCACTTATGGAACTTGATACTAGACAAAAGTATCGTATTAATATTTTATTGGTTGAAAGAGAAGGGAAAACGATTATTCCATCAAAAGACTTAATTCTTCAAGCGGGAGATGATATCTTTATTTTTGGTGAGAAGAAAAATATTAGGAAAATATTATCAGTATTTACAATATAA